One window of the Candidatus Omnitrophota bacterium genome contains the following:
- the groES gene encoding co-chaperone GroES yields the protein MNLRPLGDKIIIKVLKSEEKTKGGIVLPDTAKEKPQQGKVVAVGNGRVLENGKIMPLEVKKNSKILFGKYSGDEVKVDVEEYLIIRESDVLAIIE from the coding sequence ATGAATCTCAGGCCGTTGGGCGATAAGATAATAATCAAGGTTTTGAAGTCAGAAGAAAAGACAAAAGGAGGTATAGTATTGCCGGATACTGCCAAGGAAAAACCCCAGCAAGGCAAGGTTGTGGCCGTGGGAAACGGCCGGGTGCTGGAGAACGGCAAGATTATGCCTTTGGAGGTTAAAAAGAACAGCAAAATACTATTTGGCAAATATTCCGGGGACGAAGTAAAAGTAGATGTGGAAGAATATCTGATTATCCGGGAAAGCGATGTACTGGCGATCATAGAGTAA
- the groL gene encoding chaperonin GroEL (60 kDa chaperone family; promotes refolding of misfolded polypeptides especially under stressful conditions; forms two stacked rings of heptamers to form a barrel-shaped 14mer; ends can be capped by GroES; misfolded proteins enter the barrel where they are refolded when GroES binds) produces MAKQMLFDEEARRKVKEGVDKLSEAVKVTLGPKGRNVVLDKKFGSPTITKDGVTVAKEIELEDPYENMGAQLVKEVSSKTSDIAGDGTTTATILAQAIFREGMKNVTAGANPMAVKRGIEKAVEEVVDYLEEIKKPVKDKREIAQVAAIAANNDHEVGGFIADAMEKVGKDGVITVEEAKTIKTHLDVVEGMQFDQGYLSPYFVTDSERMEVVLQDPYILIHEKKISAMKDMIPLLEGIAKSGKPLLIIAEEIEGEALATLVVNKLRGTLTCAAVKAPGYGDRRKAMLEDIAVLTGGQAISEDLGIKLENVGLKDLGRAKRVIVDKENTIVIEGAGKNSDVQGRIAQIKRQIEESDSDYDKEKFQERLAKLSGGVAVINVGAATETEMKEKKARVEDALHATRAAVEEGIVPGGGVCYLKAISTLNDLKVGDDDEAVGVRTIKKVLEEPIRQIANNAGCDASVVVQEVRNSKQKNYGYDALKAKYVDMLQAGIADPKKVSRTALQNAASIAGLLITTQTLVTDIPEKEKASPMMPPGGGMPPGGGMGMY; encoded by the coding sequence ATGGCAAAGCAAATGTTGTTTGACGAAGAAGCGCGCAGAAAGGTTAAAGAGGGTGTAGATAAGTTATCCGAAGCAGTAAAAGTGACTCTCGGGCCTAAAGGCAGGAATGTGGTTTTAGATAAGAAATTCGGTTCTCCCACGATCACCAAGGACGGGGTGACGGTAGCTAAAGAGATCGAGCTGGAAGATCCCTATGAAAACATGGGTGCCCAATTGGTCAAAGAGGTTTCTTCCAAGACCAGTGATATAGCTGGAGACGGAACTACCACTGCTACTATCCTTGCCCAGGCAATATTCAGGGAAGGAATGAAGAACGTGACTGCCGGTGCAAATCCAATGGCCGTAAAAAGAGGTATAGAAAAAGCTGTTGAGGAAGTTGTTGATTATTTGGAGGAGATAAAAAAACCAGTAAAAGATAAAAGAGAAATTGCCCAGGTCGCGGCTATCGCTGCAAACAATGACCATGAAGTGGGTGGTTTTATCGCTGATGCCATGGAAAAGGTCGGCAAGGACGGGGTTATTACAGTAGAAGAGGCCAAGACCATAAAGACGCACCTTGATGTGGTTGAAGGGATGCAGTTTGATCAAGGGTATCTGTCACCTTATTTTGTTACTGACTCTGAAAGAATGGAAGTTGTTTTACAGGACCCTTATATTTTGATCCATGAAAAGAAAATCTCAGCAATGAAGGATATGATTCCTCTGTTGGAAGGTATTGCCAAATCCGGTAAACCGCTTTTGATTATCGCTGAAGAGATCGAAGGAGAGGCGCTGGCCACTTTGGTGGTTAACAAGCTTAGGGGAACCCTGACCTGTGCGGCAGTAAAAGCCCCGGGATACGGGGACCGGCGCAAAGCAATGCTGGAAGATATAGCGGTTCTTACCGGCGGACAGGCAATCTCAGAAGATTTGGGGATAAAATTGGAAAATGTAGGCCTGAAAGACCTGGGCCGCGCCAAGAGGGTTATTGTAGATAAGGAAAACACCATTGTTATTGAAGGTGCGGGAAAAAATTCTGATGTCCAAGGCCGCATTGCCCAGATCAAAAGGCAGATTGAGGAATCGGATTCTGACTATGATAAAGAAAAATTTCAGGAAAGATTAGCCAAGTTATCCGGCGGCGTGGCAGTAATTAATGTAGGCGCTGCTACTGAGACCGAGATGAAGGAAAAAAAGGCCAGGGTTGAAGATGCGCTTCACGCCACCCGGGCAGCGGTTGAAGAAGGCATAGTGCCTGGTGGAGGGGTTTGTTATCTTAAGGCGATATCAACGCTTAATGATTTGAAAGTTGGGGATGATGACGAGGCAGTTGGAGTTAGGACTATTAAAAAGGTATTAGAAGAGCCGATAAGGCAGATAGCCAATAATGCCGGGTGTGATGCTTCGGTAGTTGTGCAAGAAGTAAGAAACAGCAAACAGAAAAATTATGGTTATGATGCCTTAAAAGCTAAGTATGTGGATATGCTGCAAGCAGGAATTGCTGATCCTAAGAAAGTAAGCAGGACAGCTCTTCAAAACGCAGCCAGTATAGCCGGTCTTCTGATAACGACCCAGACCTTGGTAACAGATATTCCGGAAAAGGAAAAAGCAAGCCCGATGATGCCCCCTGGCGGTGGAATGCCTCCCGGAGGCGGAATGGGGATGTATTAA
- a CDS encoding type III pantothenate kinase, which yields MLLAIDIGNTTVRFGLFKGKKLVKHWWKPASSLKKGRSLASCSKLRSKVSGIIISSVVPGLLAGVKRKLSRIFGLTILVVGCNIDSGITNLYHKPKQVGSDRLVNARAGWHLYKCPLIIVDFGTAITFDVVSKTGRYLGGIIAPGVELSLEALSKKAALLPRIKLSRPGTLVGKTTSQSMASGFIFGFSSLCDGIIYRIKKRYRLNFSVIATGGGAGIIAPFCKNIDRVNSGLTLQGLRIIYQQGTKIDKKGRIIEETKEKR from the coding sequence ATGCTGTTGGCTATTGATATAGGCAATACTACGGTAAGGTTTGGGTTATTTAAAGGAAAAAAATTAGTCAAGCACTGGTGGAAACCGGCTTCTTCATTGAAAAAGGGACGGTCTCTTGCATCCTGCAGCAAATTAAGATCCAAAGTCTCAGGAATAATTATCTCTTCTGTGGTGCCCGGTCTATTGGCTGGGGTAAAGAGAAAGCTGAGCCGGATTTTTGGTCTAACTATTTTGGTTGTTGGCTGTAACATAGATTCCGGGATAACAAATCTATATCATAAGCCCAAACAGGTCGGATCTGACCGGTTGGTTAATGCAAGAGCCGGCTGGCATCTTTACAAATGTCCGCTGATTATTGTTGATTTTGGAACAGCGATCACCTTTGATGTTGTTTCTAAAACAGGCCGGTATTTGGGAGGCATCATTGCTCCGGGAGTAGAGCTTTCCCTGGAGGCCTTGTCTAAAAAGGCGGCTTTACTCCCCCGGATCAAATTATCCAGGCCCGGGACCCTGGTCGGTAAAACTACCAGCCAGAGCATGGCCTCAGGCTTTATTTTTGGATTTAGTTCTCTTTGCGACGGGATAATCTATAGGATAAAAAAGAGATACCGCCTGAATTTTTCAGTGATAGCCACCGGCGGCGGGGCAGGGATTATTGCGCCTTTTTGTAAAAACATAGATCGGGTTAATTCAGGGCTGACTCTCCAGGGGTTGAGGATAATCTATCAGCAGGGAACGAAAATAGACAAAAAGGGCAGAATTATAGAGGAAACAAAAGAAAAAAGGTAA
- a CDS encoding biotin--[acetyl-CoA-carboxylase] ligase, producing MLIGNKICCYKNVTSTNDIAYRLAKQGKKEGLVVLAEYQSEGRGRLGRRWISPAGKSILFSFISRPPLLAKDISGFTRQIAVAVARAINKTTGLRPRFKWPNDLMLDNKKVSGILTRMSTKSNKTEFVIAGIGINVNIDPGQLVKGATSLKRELGRSLSRPRLVRAMLDELNKEYLRIKKSGD from the coding sequence ATGCTTATCGGCAATAAGATCTGTTGTTATAAAAATGTAACTTCTACTAATGATATTGCCTACCGGTTGGCAAAACAAGGCAAGAAAGAAGGCTTGGTAGTGTTGGCAGAGTATCAATCTGAAGGCAGGGGAAGGCTTGGCCGCAGGTGGATTTCGCCGGCAGGTAAGTCAATACTGTTTTCGTTTATATCCCGGCCGCCTCTTTTAGCCAAAGACATCTCTGGGTTTACCCGGCAGATCGCTGTGGCAGTAGCCAGGGCCATAAACAAAACTACCGGGCTTCGGCCCAGATTTAAATGGCCGAATGACCTTATGCTGGATAATAAAAAAGTAAGCGGTATCCTGACCCGGATGAGCACCAAATCCAACAAAACAGAGTTTGTTATTGCCGGAATAGGGATAAACGTTAATATTGATCCCGGCCAGCTGGTTAAAGGGGCAACTTCTCTGAAACGTGAATTAGGCAGAAGCCTTAGCCGTCCGAGGCTGGTTAGAGCGATGTTAGATGAGTTGAACAAAGAATATCTGCGGATTAAGAAGTCAGGAGATTAA
- a CDS encoding DEAD/DEAH box helicase: MIYDPFQQKAIDYINSGYSVIVSAPTGAGKTVIAEHVITDCLAKDKGVIYTAPIKALSNQKFRDFREIYQDKIGILTGDVSINNSAPVLIMTTEIFRNKILEENQGLKRFSWIIFDEVHYLDDYERGSVWEESLIFFPRHMKLLALSATIPNIDQLKKWIGSIHNMPLEVVKEDKRPVPLHFFYQCRGRIFDNLKEVEKIGYKFGRSYPYPKVRPSSVIRHIQENDRLPCIYFVFGRRRAEYLAGELRDFDFLSPDEKNKIKDLFSLLCRRFNLSAEKSAVEILPLVKRGIAFHHAGMLPTLKEVIERLFTSRLIKVIFTTETFALGINMPARTVVFDNLRKFYGHFRKNLKTRDFYQMAGRAGRRSIDQEGFVYSIVKPRFVVFPELNRIVYGRPEEVRSQFNISYAAILNLYTNYGERILEIYSLSFHYFQAKPFVKRIARQLLQSKLRILKEFGYIRKNKLTGKGIFAAKIYGYELALSELYQKGVLLKLSEIELAIVCVALVFEPKREAGKPQLSKRTRSLEAITGKITSSIQQTEKRLKIRPLTKKYFYHLSPCIKAWMRKESFDRLFSYTDVDEGELIRYFRMAVQILRELLETPLSELIKPKIEKAIALINRGVIDAEKQLRL, translated from the coding sequence ATGATTTACGATCCGTTTCAGCAAAAAGCAATCGATTACATAAACAGCGGTTACTCGGTCATAGTATCTGCGCCGACCGGGGCTGGAAAGACCGTAATTGCCGAGCACGTAATAACCGATTGCCTGGCCAAAGACAAGGGCGTGATTTACACCGCACCGATAAAAGCCCTTTCAAACCAGAAGTTCAGGGATTTTCGGGAAATATATCAGGATAAAATCGGGATTTTGACCGGTGACGTGAGTATTAATAACTCTGCCCCGGTGTTGATTATGACCACCGAGATATTCCGCAATAAAATCCTGGAAGAAAACCAGGGGCTAAAACGGTTTTCCTGGATAATTTTTGACGAGGTCCATTACCTTGACGATTATGAACGCGGTTCTGTCTGGGAAGAATCGCTGATATTTTTTCCCCGGCATATGAAACTGCTCGCGCTTTCAGCGACTATCCCTAATATTGATCAACTGAAAAAATGGATAGGGTCAATTCATAATATGCCATTGGAGGTGGTCAAGGAGGACAAACGGCCGGTGCCTCTGCATTTTTTCTATCAGTGCCGGGGGAGAATTTTTGATAACTTAAAAGAGGTTGAAAAAATAGGATACAAGTTCGGCCGGTCATATCCTTACCCTAAAGTCCGCCCCTCCTCGGTTATCAGGCATATTCAGGAAAATGACCGGCTTCCCTGCATATATTTTGTCTTTGGCCGCCGCCGGGCCGAGTATCTTGCCGGGGAGCTCAGGGACTTTGATTTTTTGAGCCCGGATGAAAAAAACAAGATCAAAGATCTGTTTTCTCTGCTTTGCAGAAGGTTCAACCTTAGCGCTGAAAAAAGCGCAGTAGAGATTTTGCCTCTGGTTAAAAGAGGTATTGCCTTTCACCATGCCGGGATGCTCCCTACATTAAAAGAGGTTATTGAGCGCCTGTTTACCAGCCGGTTGATAAAAGTAATATTTACAACCGAGACATTTGCCTTAGGGATAAATATGCCGGCCCGCACAGTTGTCTTCGATAATTTAAGGAAGTTCTACGGCCACTTTCGTAAAAACTTAAAGACCCGCGATTTTTACCAAATGGCCGGCAGGGCCGGCAGGAGAAGTATAGACCAAGAGGGCTTTGTTTACAGCATAGTAAAACCCCGTTTTGTCGTATTTCCAGAGCTGAACAGGATCGTTTACGGCAGGCCGGAGGAAGTCCGCAGTCAATTCAATATCTCTTATGCCGCAATTTTGAATCTTTATACAAATTACGGAGAAAGAATTCTTGAGATCTATTCTTTGTCATTCCATTATTTTCAGGCAAAACCATTTGTCAAAAGAATAGCCCGGCAGTTGCTGCAATCCAAACTGAGGATCTTGAAAGAATTTGGGTATATAAGAAAAAATAAACTAACCGGCAAAGGTATTTTCGCCGCTAAAATTTACGGATACGAGCTGGCCCTTTCTGAACTTTACCAGAAAGGGGTACTTTTGAAACTTTCAGAAATAGAATTGGCTATAGTCTGCGTTGCCCTGGTGTTTGAGCCGAAAAGGGAAGCCGGAAAGCCTCAGCTCTCAAAAAGGACGAGGTCATTAGAGGCAATAACCGGCAAGATTACAAGCAGTATCCAGCAGACAGAAAAAAGGCTCAAGATAAGGCCCCTGACTAAAAAATATTTTTATCATCTTTCCCCGTGTATTAAAGCCTGGATGCGCAAAGAGAGCTTTGACCGGTTGTTTTCTTATACCGACGTGGATGAGGGGGAGCTGATCCGGTATTTTCGAATGGCTGTTCAGATACTCCGTGAACTTCTTGAAACACCCTTGTCTGAATTGATCAAACCAAAGATTGAAAAAGCAATAGCCCTGATAAACCGCGGCGTAATAGATGCCGAGAAACAGTTAAGGCTTTAG
- the nadC gene encoding carboxylating nicotinate-nucleotide diphosphorylase — MRIERKKVISLIKRSLAEDIGRGDITSRFCLSENMKLKAEIVFEKKGIVCGLDLAGWIFKLVNEKIRFKPLFADGTKLRAGRIAARLDGPGRSILTAERTALNFLGHLSGIATQTSRFAEKVTAYKARIMDTRKTLPGLRYLEKYAVRTGGGYNHRMGLYDQVLIKDNHLLAAGYGPQAANLRDLIKRAKKKRPKGLKVEIEVENLKEFKQALTAGPDIIMLDNMPLKDIKKAVILRKRLPKLEVSGNVSLENVRQIAATGVDMISIGSLTHSAKSIDLSLKIYR; from the coding sequence ATGCGGATTGAACGTAAAAAGGTGATTTCTCTTATTAAGAGGTCTTTGGCCGAGGATATCGGCAGGGGCGATATTACCAGCAGGTTTTGCCTGTCTGAGAATATGAAACTTAAGGCTGAAATCGTTTTTGAAAAAAAGGGGATAGTCTGCGGCCTGGATCTGGCTGGCTGGATTTTTAAGCTGGTAAATGAGAAGATCAGGTTTAAACCTCTTTTTGCTGATGGAACAAAGCTCAGAGCCGGAAGAATAGCGGCCAGGTTAGACGGCCCCGGCCGGTCGATCCTAACAGCCGAGAGGACGGCATTGAATTTTTTAGGCCATCTCTCAGGCATAGCTACCCAAACCTCAAGGTTTGCTGAAAAGGTAACGGCTTATAAGGCAAGGATTATGGATACGCGAAAGACCCTTCCTGGTTTAAGATACCTGGAAAAATACGCTGTCAGGACCGGCGGAGGCTATAATCATCGAATGGGGCTTTATGATCAGGTTTTGATAAAAGACAATCACTTGCTGGCTGCGGGTTACGGGCCGCAAGCCGCAAATTTAAGGGATTTGATAAAAAGAGCGAAAAAAAAGAGGCCTAAAGGTTTAAAAGTAGAAATTGAAGTTGAAAATTTAAAAGAATTTAAACAGGCCTTAACAGCAGGCCCGGATATAATTATGTTGGATAATATGCCTTTGAAGGATATTAAAAAAGCAGTTATTCTTAGAAAGCGATTGCCAAAATTAGAGGTTTCCGGCAATGTTTCTCTTGAGAATGTGCGCCAGATCGCCGCCACCGGCGTAGATATGATTTCTATCGGTTCTCTTACCCATTCGGCTAAGTCAATAGACCTGTCTTTAAAAATTTATAGATGA
- a CDS encoding valine--tRNA ligase, with protein sequence MNEIPKIYDSKQVEEKWYKIWEEKGFFQPKIDLSKKPFTVVIPPPNVTGILHIGHALNNILQDILIRWQRMNGVPALWVPGTDHAGIATQNVVEEKLRQKNLKRQDLGREKFLEEIWQWKTRHGGTIIEQLKKLGCSCDWSRERFTLDQGLSQAVQQAFIHLYNKGLIYRGSFIVNWCPRCQTALSNEEVQHEDKQGNLYYIRYPFKSVGQSSSQPAWTGRSADYVTVATTRPETMLGDTAVAVNPKDKRYKKFIGKKLILPVINKELEIIADQMVDPEFGTGAVKITPCHDPNDYEISLRHCLKGVVVMNPDGTMNSNAGKYQGMDRFGCREVLLADLKEKGLVEKVKLHQHSIGHCYRCHTMIEPFFSEQWFVKMKQLAQPAIQVVKQAKIKFYPGRWTKVYLNWMDNIKDWCISRQIWWGHRLPVWFCRDCYQKYLSRRLAKEIDLPLQISDKQAGIIVSQTKPSKCPKCGSVNLKQDEDVLDTWFSSWLWPFSTLGWPNDTEDLKYFYPTSVLVTGYEIIFFWVARMIMAGIEFTGRIPFEQIYIHGIVRDKTGTKMSKSLGNVVDPLDIIKEFGTDSLRFSIISSVAAGQDVFLSKERFIVGRNFSNKIWNAARFILINIGSLKQADPKLFSKTSFNLADKWILSRLNKTVKLVNGSLKNYRFSEAANVIYEFFWHEFCDWYLELVKPLDSKPEITRAVLCHVLEASMRLLHPFMPFITEEVWRKFSDQQGSIMTASWPEVNRGLLDDKAEADMGIIIDEITGLRNIRAEWNIPPSKKVDLVISTPVKYQSVLKNNSSWFKDLAGVGNLKIAAKIGRPDNTVTVVVKGIENYVVLKGAIDLKKEKKRLSKQIEEFNGRLNRIQGKLKNKSFISKAPKEIVKKQKLQEKDLSARLKIIKQHLSEVIGE encoded by the coding sequence ATGAATGAGATCCCTAAAATTTACGACTCAAAACAGGTTGAGGAAAAATGGTATAAAATATGGGAAGAAAAGGGGTTTTTCCAGCCTAAAATTGACCTTTCCAAAAAACCTTTTACAGTAGTTATCCCTCCGCCTAATGTCACCGGCATCCTTCATATCGGCCATGCCCTTAACAACATTTTACAGGATATCCTGATTAGATGGCAAAGAATGAACGGGGTTCCAGCGCTCTGGGTTCCAGGGACAGATCATGCCGGTATTGCCACCCAGAATGTGGTTGAAGAAAAACTGCGCCAGAAAAACCTGAAACGCCAGGACCTGGGAAGGGAAAAGTTTTTGGAAGAAATCTGGCAGTGGAAGACCAGGCATGGCGGAACCATTATCGAACAACTCAAAAAATTAGGATGCTCCTGCGATTGGTCAAGGGAAAGGTTTACCTTAGACCAGGGGCTTTCCCAGGCAGTACAGCAGGCATTTATCCATCTTTATAATAAGGGATTGATTTACCGGGGCAGTTTTATAGTTAACTGGTGCCCGAGATGCCAGACCGCGCTTTCTAATGAAGAAGTCCAGCATGAAGATAAGCAGGGGAATCTTTACTATATAAGATATCCGTTTAAATCTGTCGGCCAGTCGTCCAGTCAGCCAGCCTGGACCGGCAGGTCGGCGGACTATGTTACTGTAGCTACTACCCGGCCCGAGACCATGTTGGGAGATACGGCCGTGGCAGTCAATCCCAAAGATAAAAGGTATAAGAAATTTATTGGCAAGAAATTGATATTGCCGGTTATAAATAAAGAATTAGAAATAATAGCCGACCAAATGGTCGACCCCGAATTCGGGACCGGCGCAGTTAAAATAACACCTTGCCACGACCCGAACGACTACGAGATTTCCCTGCGGCATTGTCTTAAAGGGGTAGTGGTGATGAATCCCGATGGAACCATGAATTCTAATGCCGGAAAATATCAGGGGATGGATCGGTTTGGATGCCGGGAAGTCCTTTTAGCGGACTTAAAAGAAAAGGGCCTGGTCGAAAAAGTTAAGCTTCATCAGCATTCGATAGGCCATTGCTACCGCTGTCATACCATGATCGAACCGTTCTTTTCCGAGCAGTGGTTTGTTAAGATGAAACAGCTGGCCCAGCCGGCTATCCAGGTGGTTAAGCAGGCTAAGATCAAGTTTTACCCCGGCCGCTGGACCAAGGTTTATTTAAACTGGATGGATAACATCAAGGATTGGTGTATTTCAAGACAGATTTGGTGGGGCCACCGGCTCCCAGTCTGGTTCTGCCGGGATTGCTATCAAAAATATTTGTCCCGGCGCCTGGCCAAAGAAATCGATCTTCCTTTACAGATCAGCGATAAGCAGGCAGGGATTATAGTCAGCCAGACCAAGCCTTCCAAATGCCCGAAGTGCGGATCGGTAAATTTAAAGCAGGACGAAGATGTATTGGATACCTGGTTTTCTTCCTGGCTCTGGCCGTTTTCAACCCTGGGCTGGCCGAATGATACAGAGGATTTAAAATATTTTTATCCGACTTCTGTTCTGGTTACCGGGTATGAGATTATATTTTTCTGGGTGGCGCGGATGATCATGGCCGGGATAGAATTTACCGGCCGGATCCCGTTTGAGCAAATATACATTCACGGTATTGTCAGGGACAAGACAGGCACAAAGATGAGCAAGTCTCTGGGAAATGTGGTAGACCCCCTGGATATAATCAAGGAATTCGGGACCGACAGCCTGCGATTTAGTATTATTTCTTCTGTTGCTGCCGGCCAGGATGTATTTTTATCCAAAGAAAGATTTATTGTAGGAAGAAACTTTTCCAACAAGATCTGGAATGCGGCCAGGTTTATCCTGATCAACATAGGAAGCCTTAAACAGGCGGATCCCAAGCTGTTTAGTAAGACAAGTTTTAACCTGGCGGATAAATGGATATTATCCCGGCTTAATAAAACCGTTAAACTGGTAAACGGCTCTTTGAAAAATTATAGGTTCAGCGAGGCAGCCAATGTCATTTATGAATTCTTCTGGCATGAGTTTTGCGATTGGTATTTGGAATTGGTGAAGCCTCTTGACTCGAAACCCGAAATTACCCGGGCTGTTCTTTGCCATGTCCTCGAAGCTTCTATGCGGCTCCTGCATCCTTTTATGCCGTTTATCACTGAGGAGGTCTGGCGGAAATTTTCTGATCAGCAGGGTTCTATTATGACTGCATCCTGGCCGGAAGTTAACAGGGGATTGTTGGACGATAAGGCAGAGGCGGATATGGGAATTATTATTGATGAGATTACAGGGTTGAGGAATATCCGCGCTGAATGGAATATACCCCCGTCTAAAAAAGTAGATCTGGTAATTTCAACTCCGGTTAAGTATCAGTCTGTTTTAAAAAACAATTCATCTTGGTTTAAGGACCTGGCTGGAGTGGGAAATCTGAAGATCGCGGCAAAGATCGGCCGGCCGGACAATACAGTAACTGTGGTAGTGAAAGGTATTGAAAATTATGTGGTCCTTAAGGGAGCAATCGATCTGAAAAAAGAAAAGAAGCGGCTTTCTAAACAAATCGAGGAATTTAACGGAAGATTAAACAGGATCCAGGGTAAATTAAAAAATAAATCTTTTATCAGCAAGGCGCCTAAGGAAATAGTAAAGAAACAAAAGTTACAGGAAAAAGACCTTTCAGCCAGGCTGAAGATAATAAAGCAGCATTTGAGCGAAGTAATTGGAGAATAG
- the cimA gene encoding citramalate synthase translates to MTKVKLYDTTLRDGSQGEGISFSVEDKLNIVRKLDLLGIHYIEGGWPGSNPKDMQFFSQVKKLNLKNSKITAFGSTRRPQSKASADPNIKALLKTGTNVVTIFGKSWNLHVKDILRTTLKENLKMIKDTVSYLSGKGLEVIYDAEHFFDGYQANPSYSLDTLLAAQEAGCRTIVLCDTNGGMITSRLREIITDVISMVNVPLGIHTHNDSGMAVANSIAACQSGCRHVQGTINGYGERCGNANLCSVIPNLKLKMDLDCISDKKLKDLTEVARFVAETANMVLENNQPFVGKSAFSHKGGIHVNAVMKKPLSYEHIEPSRVGNKRRMLISELSGQSNVLIKAKQMEIDLQKGTPQTKKILNLLQDLEHKGYQFEAAEASFELLMKKALAKYKKFFELEGFKVLVEKKNNKLISEATIKLKVKGVVEHTAAEGDGPVNALDKALRKALSGFYPALSQMHLSDFKVRVLNAETGTAAKVRVLIQSQDSKDSWSTVGVHENIIEASWQALVDSVEYKLLKNKA, encoded by the coding sequence ATGACCAAGGTCAAATTATACGATACCACATTGAGGGACGGCTCCCAGGGAGAGGGCATATCTTTTTCAGTTGAAGATAAACTGAATATTGTCCGGAAGCTGGACTTGCTGGGTATTCACTATATCGAAGGTGGTTGGCCCGGCTCAAACCCCAAAGATATGCAGTTCTTTTCTCAGGTTAAGAAGCTTAATCTGAAAAATTCCAAAATAACTGCTTTTGGCAGTACCCGAAGGCCACAGAGCAAGGCAAGTGCTGATCCTAATATAAAAGCCCTGCTTAAGACCGGAACAAACGTGGTAACAATATTCGGAAAAAGCTGGAACCTGCATGTCAAAGATATTCTTCGTACGACCCTGAAAGAAAATCTGAAAATGATCAAAGATACCGTCAGTTATCTGTCTGGAAAAGGGCTGGAAGTGATCTACGATGCCGAGCATTTTTTTGATGGTTATCAGGCCAATCCATCTTACAGCCTGGATACATTGCTGGCTGCTCAGGAGGCAGGTTGCCGGACAATAGTTCTCTGCGATACTAACGGCGGTATGATTACTTCCCGGCTGAGGGAAATCATAACTGATGTGATTTCAATGGTTAATGTCCCGCTGGGGATCCATACCCATAATGATAGCGGAATGGCTGTGGCTAACAGTATCGCTGCCTGCCAAAGCGGTTGCCGGCACGTGCAGGGAACCATTAATGGCTATGGCGAGCGCTGCGGAAACGCTAATCTTTGTTCAGTCATCCCAAATTTAAAACTAAAGATGGATTTAGATTGCATATCTGATAAAAAATTGAAAGACTTGACCGAAGTAGCAAGGTTTGTGGCAGAAACGGCTAATATGGTTCTGGAAAATAATCAGCCTTTTGTCGGCAAAAGCGCGTTTAGCCATAAAGGCGGGATCCATGTTAATGCAGTTATGAAAAAGCCGTTGAGTTATGAACATATTGAACCATCCAGGGTAGGGAACAAAAGAAGAATGCTTATCTCTGAGCTTTCCGGCCAAAGCAATGTTTTGATTAAAGCCAAGCAGATGGAGATAGATTTACAGAAAGGGACACCCCAGACAAAAAAAATATTGAACCTGCTTCAGGACCTGGAACACAAAGGCTATCAATTTGAGGCAGCTGAAGCCTCATTCGAGCTGTTAATGAAAAAAGCCCTGGCTAAGTATAAAAAATTCTTTGAGCTGGAAGGCTTCAAAGTGCTGGTTGAAAAGAAAAACAACAAATTAATTTCAGAAGCGACCATAAAGCTTAAAGTGAAAGGAGTAGTCGAACATACAGCGGCTGAAGGAGATGGCCCGGTTAATGCGTTAGATAAGGCGCTTCGAAAAGCATTGTCCGGATTTTACCCGGCTCTTAGCCAGATGCATCTTTCAGACTTTAAAGTCAGGGTATTGAACGCTGAAACAGGGACTGCTGCCAAAGTAAGGGTGCTTATTCAGTCCCAGGACTCTAAAGACAGTTGGTCAACAGTAGGCGTGCACGAAAATATCATTGAAGCCAGCTGGCAGGCGCTGGTAGATTCAGTTGAGTACAAGCTGTTAAAAAATAAAGCATGA